In Selenomonas dianae, a genomic segment contains:
- a CDS encoding DivIVA domain-containing protein, whose protein sequence is MDIHAKEFGKSFRGFDETEVNDFLNEVMQAYAEVIDERDRLRADLGRAETTIEDFRRIEQSMRETLVVAQKTSEEMTTSAKRNADLMLETAAREAQNIHREATLKAKAQMDEAADKLRSIVSEYERLVREKHKFLRRMKGNVQAELALIEDAIAEMPDVAAEKSTTRESAGDEKQQEDI, encoded by the coding sequence ATGGATATACATGCGAAGGAGTTCGGAAAGAGCTTTCGCGGATTTGATGAGACGGAGGTCAATGATTTTCTGAATGAAGTCATGCAGGCGTATGCTGAAGTGATTGACGAGAGAGATCGGCTGCGTGCGGATCTGGGGCGGGCAGAGACGACCATCGAGGACTTTCGGCGAATCGAACAGAGTATGCGCGAAACGCTTGTGGTGGCTCAGAAAACCTCTGAGGAGATGACAACAAGCGCGAAGCGAAATGCCGATCTCATGCTTGAAACGGCGGCACGGGAGGCGCAGAACATCCATCGTGAGGCAACGCTCAAGGCAAAGGCACAGATGGATGAGGCGGCAGACAAGCTGCGCTCCATTGTGTCGGAGTACGAGCGCCTTGTGCGTGAGAAGCATAAATTTCTGCGCCGCATGAAGGGAAACGTGCAGGCGGAGCTTGCACTGATCGAGGATGCGATTGCGGAGATGCCCGATGTGGCGGCGGAGAAAAGTACGACACGTGAAAGTGCCGGGGATGAGAAACAGCAGGAGGATATTTGA
- a CDS encoding YggS family pyridoxal phosphate-dependent enzyme codes for MSDDMTIEMRIREVRAAIAAARARRVHVPVEAPVELIAVTKNHPVEAMREAIDAGIMSIGENRVQEALDKAENLEREVKWHLIGHLQTNKVKHAVRQFDLIHSVDSLRLAREINKAAEKFGKVQNILVQVNLAREDTKSGVYREDLDELLMAVDALPCVRLQGFMCIAPNYEDVEECRPLFRAMYELFQQAKQREPRTADIRYLSMGMTHDYGIAVEEGANLVRVGTAIFGARQYNALGV; via the coding sequence ATGAGTGACGATATGACGATTGAAATGCGGATTCGGGAGGTACGTGCGGCGATTGCGGCAGCGCGTGCACGGCGCGTCCATGTGCCTGTGGAGGCTCCTGTGGAACTGATTGCCGTGACGAAGAACCACCCCGTCGAGGCAATGCGGGAAGCCATTGATGCCGGCATTATGAGCATTGGGGAGAACCGCGTGCAGGAGGCGCTGGACAAGGCGGAGAATCTGGAGCGCGAGGTGAAATGGCATCTCATCGGGCATTTGCAGACGAACAAGGTGAAGCACGCCGTCCGTCAATTCGATCTGATTCATTCGGTGGATTCCCTACGTCTGGCACGCGAGATCAACAAGGCGGCGGAGAAATTCGGCAAGGTGCAGAATATTCTCGTGCAGGTGAACCTTGCCCGTGAGGATACAAAATCCGGTGTTTACCGCGAGGATCTGGACGAGTTGCTCATGGCAGTGGATGCACTTCCCTGCGTCCGCTTGCAGGGTTTTATGTGTATTGCGCCGAATTATGAGGATGTGGAGGAGTGCCGGCCGCTCTTTCGTGCAATGTATGAACTCTTTCAGCAGGCCAAGCAACGTGAACCGCGTACGGCGGATATCCGCTACCTCTCGATGGGGATGACCCATGACTACGGGATCGCGGTCGAGGAGGGCGCGAATCTGGTTCGCGTCGGCACGGCGATTTTTGGCGCACGTCAGTATAACGCCCTAGGAGTGTGA
- the pgeF gene encoding peptidoglycan editing factor PgeF — MSFVLRRLRDNLWSGRLDIFPEDRLVHGFSARQGGVSAAPFDTLNMALHVGDDPTRVWENRRRYFTAIGLDAERICTIRQVHGTEIVRVMRRDAGRGARDYADALADADALITNDSGIALMLCFADCVPVLLYDPVHHAIGVVHAGWKGTVARIAEKTIARMGEEFGTAASDVLAGIGPSIGAGCYTVGAEVAEQFRAAFPVHAEQIVQERDGVIHLDLWAANRIQMVAAGVLAQNIDQADICTSCDRSFFYSYRADGGRTGRLAAVMELR; from the coding sequence ATGAGTTTTGTACTGCGCCGCTTGCGGGACAACCTGTGGAGCGGCCGGCTTGACATCTTTCCTGAGGACAGGCTCGTGCACGGCTTTTCGGCACGGCAGGGCGGTGTGAGCGCAGCACCGTTCGATACGCTCAACATGGCGCTGCACGTCGGCGACGATCCCACGCGTGTGTGGGAGAACCGCAGACGATATTTTACGGCGATCGGACTGGATGCGGAGCGGATCTGTACGATTCGTCAGGTACACGGCACTGAGATTGTGCGTGTCATGCGGCGTGATGCGGGACGCGGTGCGCGGGACTATGCAGATGCGCTTGCGGATGCGGACGCGCTCATCACGAATGACAGCGGTATTGCGCTCATGCTCTGTTTTGCGGACTGCGTCCCTGTTCTGCTCTATGATCCCGTACATCATGCCATCGGTGTTGTTCATGCAGGCTGGAAGGGCACGGTGGCGCGGATTGCGGAAAAGACGATTGCACGTATGGGCGAGGAGTTCGGCACGGCGGCATCCGATGTGCTTGCGGGCATCGGTCCTTCGATCGGTGCGGGCTGTTATACCGTTGGCGCGGAGGTCGCGGAACAATTTCGTGCGGCGTTCCCCGTCCATGCGGAGCAGATCGTACAGGAACGCGATGGTGTGATACACCTCGATCTCTGGGCGGCGAATCGTATCCAGATGGTTGCGGCGGGCGTTTTGGCGCAGAACATCGATCAGGCGGACATATGTACCTCATGTGACCGCAGTTTCTTTTACTCCTATCGTGCCGACGGCGGCAGGACGGGGCGACTGGCGGCGGTGATGGAACTGAGATGA
- a CDS encoding RluA family pseudouridine synthase, translating to MSTAFTADRADERLDLCLVRQLPDLSRSYAQRLIADGQVTVDGAERKANYKLRGGETVVCTVPPAEETKICAEDIPLDILYEDADIIVVNKARGMVVHPAAGIYTGTLVNALLWHCRDLSGINGALRPGIVHRLDKDTSGVMVAAKNDMAHHYLARQIRDKDARREYRAIVYGNIVPRAGIITGDIGRHPTDRKKMAIVRENGKPATTHFEVLERFGDYTYVVCRLETGRTHQIRVHMTSIGHPLVGDPKYTAKKNPFAITGQALHSLTLRLAHPRTGEEMVFAAPLPADMEEILCTLRTSS from the coding sequence ATGAGCACAGCATTCACGGCTGACCGCGCGGACGAGCGATTGGATCTGTGCCTTGTGCGGCAGCTGCCCGATCTCTCGCGCAGCTATGCACAGCGTCTCATTGCGGACGGACAGGTCACGGTAGATGGCGCGGAGCGCAAGGCAAACTATAAGTTGCGCGGCGGTGAGACGGTCGTGTGTACCGTTCCGCCTGCTGAGGAGACGAAGATCTGTGCGGAGGACATCCCGCTTGACATTCTCTATGAGGATGCGGACATCATCGTCGTCAACAAGGCACGCGGCATGGTGGTTCACCCTGCTGCCGGCATCTATACGGGAACGCTGGTCAATGCACTGCTGTGGCACTGCCGTGATCTTTCGGGGATTAACGGCGCTCTGCGTCCCGGGATCGTACACCGTCTCGACAAGGATACATCGGGGGTGATGGTCGCGGCGAAAAACGATATGGCGCATCACTATCTCGCACGTCAGATTCGGGACAAGGATGCGCGGCGGGAGTACCGTGCCATCGTGTACGGCAACATCGTCCCGCGCGCAGGGATCATTACGGGCGACATCGGGCGGCATCCGACCGACCGTAAGAAAATGGCGATTGTGCGGGAAAACGGAAAGCCCGCGACGACACATTTCGAGGTGCTTGAGCGGTTCGGTGACTATACCTATGTTGTTTGCCGTCTGGAGACGGGACGCACACATCAGATCCGTGTACACATGACGAGCATCGGACATCCGCTCGTCGGCGACCCGAAGTATACGGCGAAGAAGAATCCCTTTGCGATCACGGGACAGGCGCTGCACTCGCTGACGCTCCGTCTCGCACATCCGCGCACGGGGGAAGAAATGGTGTTTGCCGCACCGCTTCCGGCGGATATGGAGGAGATTCTGTGCACATTGCGCACAAGTTCATAA
- a CDS encoding cell division protein SepF encodes MSILKKISTKFIGITPEDDVEENEDLEEERTKEKEKKPAPVTEIGTRAKNRTETGPKASSFAEFPHTSGAAGAAPIDNVIAAYRMNVIVIEPQSFDDAQQVAVNLQKKKPVVLNFEKTEKAVASRIIDFISGTTYALNGDIKKISNNVFLCAPHNVNVSYSEEEHRLGDDMSFTNR; translated from the coding sequence GTGAGCATCTTAAAGAAAATATCAACGAAGTTCATCGGAATTACGCCGGAGGACGACGTGGAGGAAAATGAGGATCTGGAAGAGGAGCGCACAAAAGAAAAGGAAAAGAAACCTGCTCCTGTGACCGAGATCGGGACACGTGCAAAGAACCGTACGGAGACAGGGCCGAAGGCATCCTCCTTTGCGGAGTTTCCGCATACATCCGGGGCGGCAGGGGCGGCACCGATTGACAATGTGATTGCGGCGTACCGCATGAATGTCATCGTCATTGAGCCGCAGTCGTTTGATGATGCCCAACAGGTAGCGGTCAATCTCCAGAAGAAAAAGCCTGTCGTGCTCAATTTCGAAAAAACGGAGAAGGCTGTGGCGAGCCGCATCATAGATTTTATCAGCGGTACGACGTATGCGCTGAACGGTGACATCAAGAAGATCAGCAACAACGTCTTTCTCTGTGCGCCGCATAATGTCAACGTCAGTTACTCTGAGGAGGAACACCGACTCGGGGATGATATGTCGTTTACGAACAGGTAA
- a CDS encoding RNA-binding protein: MAAQQKERILRFYRGTEGEETAVRLLDLTEATVKTVKFRISPFLDPYGQEIAETICAAYDEVQLDFDGGYVGAERQRAMLRHRDFAGKPDGFAIACVEAVWNGQFARLTHRDVLGAVMGLGIERELIGDILPAADTAKIICDVKIADFLVNNLTMIGAVGVKTSPSNLAEIASREERTKEIRATVASLRLDSIVAAGFGISRSRAAEDIAADKVKLNWQSAASASKTIKEGDVLSMRGRGRVEVTEVRGQTKKGRTVVVLNRFF, encoded by the coding sequence ATGGCAGCACAGCAGAAGGAGCGGATTCTCCGCTTTTATCGTGGAACAGAAGGGGAGGAAACGGCGGTACGCCTTCTCGATCTCACAGAGGCGACCGTAAAGACGGTGAAATTCCGTATCAGTCCCTTCCTCGATCCTTACGGACAGGAAATCGCGGAGACCATCTGTGCGGCGTATGATGAGGTGCAGCTTGACTTTGACGGCGGCTATGTGGGGGCGGAACGTCAGCGTGCCATGCTGCGTCACAGGGATTTTGCGGGGAAGCCTGACGGCTTTGCCATCGCCTGTGTGGAGGCGGTGTGGAACGGACAGTTTGCACGGCTCACGCACCGCGATGTACTCGGTGCGGTCATGGGACTTGGCATCGAGCGCGAGCTGATCGGAGATATTCTCCCCGCAGCCGATACGGCAAAGATTATCTGCGATGTGAAAATTGCGGATTTCCTTGTGAACAATTTGACGATGATCGGTGCGGTTGGGGTCAAAACATCACCTTCGAATCTCGCGGAAATTGCCTCGCGCGAAGAACGTACGAAGGAGATCCGTGCTACGGTTGCCTCGCTGCGCCTTGATTCCATCGTCGCGGCGGGATTTGGCATCTCGCGCAGCCGTGCGGCGGAGGATATTGCGGCGGACAAGGTGAAGCTGAACTGGCAGAGTGCGGCGAGCGCGTCCAAGACGATCAAGGAGGGGGATGTGCTCTCCATGCGCGGACGCGGACGTGTCGAGGTGACGGAGGTGCGCGGGCAGACGAAGAAGGGACGCACGGTCGTCGTACTGAACCGGTTCTTTTGA
- the sigH gene encoding RNA polymerase sporulation sigma factor SigH has translation MIFYGEKQTSVLDEEQAESDDLESVELDAETGEAEEAAAENSIYDGCSDEELLAHIRSCDGDEALDYLINKYRNFVRSKARSYFLIGADREDIVQEGMIGFFKAIRDYREDKLSSFRAFAELCVTRQIITAIKTATRQKHIPLNSYVSLNKPIYDEDSDRTLLDVLSGARISDPEELVISHEEFIDIEQKMEEILSDLEWRVLMSYLDGKSYQEIAVDLHRQVKSIDNALQRVKRKLEKYMESRGDDLDIGTVYRGLTTINRTVRTPEE, from the coding sequence ATGATTTTTTACGGCGAGAAGCAAACGTCTGTGTTGGATGAGGAGCAGGCAGAATCGGATGATCTTGAGTCCGTCGAACTGGATGCGGAAACAGGTGAGGCGGAGGAGGCGGCTGCAGAGAACAGCATCTATGACGGCTGTTCCGACGAGGAGCTGCTCGCGCACATCCGCTCCTGCGACGGCGACGAGGCACTCGACTACCTTATCAACAAGTACCGTAATTTCGTGCGCTCCAAAGCACGCTCCTACTTTCTCATCGGCGCAGACCGCGAGGACATTGTGCAGGAGGGCATGATCGGCTTCTTCAAGGCGATCCGTGACTATCGCGAGGACAAACTCTCGTCGTTCCGTGCCTTCGCCGAGCTCTGCGTGACACGCCAGATCATCACGGCGATCAAGACGGCGACGCGGCAGAAACACATCCCGCTGAACTCTTACGTTTCCCTCAACAAGCCCATCTATGATGAGGACTCTGACCGCACCCTGCTCGACGTGCTGTCGGGCGCACGCATCAGCGACCCCGAGGAGCTGGTCATCAGTCATGAGGAGTTCATCGACATTGAACAGAAGATGGAGGAGATTCTGAGCGACCTTGAGTGGCGCGTGCTCATGAGTTACCTTGACGGCAAATCGTATCAGGAGATCGCTGTCGATCTGCACCGGCAGGTGAAATCCATCGACAACGCGCTCCAACGCGTCAAGCGAAAGCTCGAAAAATACATGGAGTCGCGCGGCGACGATCTCGACATCGGTACGGTCTATCGTGGACTTACCACAATCAATCGTACGGTGCGTACGCCGGAGGAATAG
- the lspA gene encoding signal peptidase II, with translation MSGRVTAAFSFLGILLVDQLVKYCIELTMLPGESIPVAGSFFHITFVLNPGAAFGIFRDQQWLFLVTAVVFFGAFLVYYDRLRRSGTLIHYGSVALAAGAVSNLIDRIRLGHVVDFFDFRVWPVFNVADIAIVLGTSAVLWALFVQRREI, from the coding sequence ATGAGCGGACGCGTAACAGCCGCATTCTCTTTTTTGGGGATTTTGCTGGTTGACCAGTTGGTCAAATATTGCATTGAACTGACGATGCTGCCGGGCGAGTCGATTCCGGTCGCGGGTTCTTTTTTTCATATCACGTTCGTGCTCAATCCCGGGGCGGCATTTGGGATCTTCCGTGACCAGCAGTGGCTCTTTCTTGTCACGGCAGTCGTGTTCTTCGGCGCATTCCTTGTGTACTATGACCGTCTGCGGCGCAGCGGCACCCTCATTCACTATGGCAGCGTTGCCCTTGCAGCGGGTGCGGTGAGCAATCTGATCGACCGCATCCGTCTCGGACATGTTGTGGATTTCTTTGATTTTCGTGTCTGGCCTGTGTTCAATGTAGCGGATATTGCCATTGTCCTCGGCACGAGTGCGGTTCTCTGGGCTCTCTTTGTACAGAGAAGGGAAATTTGA
- the proC gene encoding pyrroline-5-carboxylate reductase: protein MRDDIQIGIIGGGAMAEALIAGLVQTGTVSPSCISVSEHKAMRCDALTQKYGVRAQVGAESFLPRIDVLILAVKPAAAAAAMCETAPLLKKNALVLSIVAGLSLATIEESYPVHPVIRVMPNTPLAVGAGMSAYACGRCADADASDLAELLLGAAGRTVRVHECDLDAVTGLSGSGPAYAFLVLEALIEGGVAAGLKRETASVLAGQTLLGAAQMALASAHSPADLRAAVTSPAGTTAAGLRVLERAGMRAAFMDAVLAATERSKELGRR from the coding sequence ATGCGTGACGATATTCAGATCGGAATTATAGGCGGCGGAGCGATGGCGGAGGCACTGATTGCGGGGCTGGTGCAGACGGGAACGGTTTCGCCCTCCTGTATCAGCGTATCGGAGCACAAGGCAATGCGCTGCGATGCACTCACGCAAAAATACGGTGTACGCGCACAGGTCGGGGCAGAATCCTTTCTGCCCCGTATTGACGTGCTCATCCTCGCTGTCAAACCCGCCGCCGCGGCGGCGGCGATGTGCGAGACGGCGCCGCTGCTCAAGAAGAACGCGCTCGTTCTCTCGATTGTTGCGGGGCTTTCCCTTGCGACAATCGAGGAGTCATATCCCGTACATCCTGTGATTCGGGTGATGCCGAATACGCCGCTTGCCGTGGGTGCGGGAATGTCTGCCTATGCGTGCGGGCGATGTGCGGATGCGGATGCATCCGATCTGGCGGAACTGCTGCTCGGGGCGGCGGGACGCACCGTGCGGGTGCATGAGTGCGATCTCGATGCCGTGACAGGGCTGTCGGGCAGCGGGCCTGCCTATGCCTTTCTCGTCCTCGAAGCACTCATCGAAGGCGGTGTTGCGGCGGGGCTGAAACGGGAGACGGCAAGTGTTCTTGCGGGGCAGACCCTCCTCGGCGCGGCACAGATGGCACTCGCGTCGGCGCATTCCCCCGCAGATCTGAGGGCTGCGGTGACAAGTCCTGCGGGGACGACTGCCGCCGGGCTGCGCGTTCTTGAACGTGCGGGGATGCGTGCGGCGTTCATGGATGCTGTTCTGGCGGCGACGGAGCGTTCGAAAGAATTGGGGAGAAGGTAA
- a CDS encoding sirohydrochlorin cobaltochelatase: protein MKNWKKMLVASLACSAVLGFSYSPAEASYELNPEVKTVTPALMEASEIGVLKYENPQMANYTNKDAIVVTSFGTTFKETREKTIEATVDAIKAAHPGVKVVTAFTSHIIIDRIAKNEGKKYPTPEEALTQLKADGYSRVALVSLDVIPGMEYSYVKAVFHEYKEQFKTMTCGTSLMYWQGQEEQPDDVIEFLQAVSSQFPKMGKDEALLLMAHGTPHVSNAYYAVIQAKLDALGYKNVYVYTVEGWPSLEDVIPKLKANKVKNVTLMPIMMVAGDHAHNDMAGKDADSHKSVLESEGYKVDAYLHGIGENKMIRDMYVERADDAWDALQGNKGADADHIKMMK, encoded by the coding sequence ATGAAGAATTGGAAGAAAATGCTGGTTGCGTCGCTTGCCTGCTCGGCGGTCCTTGGCTTTTCCTACAGCCCGGCGGAGGCGTCGTATGAGCTCAATCCCGAGGTCAAGACGGTGACACCCGCACTCATGGAGGCATCGGAAATCGGTGTTCTGAAGTATGAGAACCCGCAGATGGCGAACTACACGAATAAGGATGCCATCGTTGTGACGAGCTTTGGCACGACGTTCAAGGAGACGCGTGAGAAGACGATCGAGGCAACGGTGGATGCAATCAAGGCGGCGCATCCGGGCGTGAAGGTTGTGACGGCGTTTACATCTCACATCATTATTGACCGCATTGCAAAGAACGAGGGCAAGAAGTACCCAACGCCCGAGGAGGCGCTCACACAGCTCAAGGCGGACGGCTACTCGCGTGTGGCGCTCGTCTCTCTCGATGTCATCCCGGGCATGGAGTACTCCTACGTCAAGGCCGTGTTCCATGAGTACAAGGAGCAGTTCAAGACGATGACCTGTGGCACGTCGCTCATGTACTGGCAGGGGCAGGAGGAGCAGCCGGATGATGTGATCGAATTCCTCCAGGCGGTCTCCAGCCAGTTCCCGAAGATGGGGAAGGATGAGGCGCTGCTCCTGATGGCGCACGGCACGCCGCACGTCTCCAACGCATACTATGCCGTCATTCAGGCGAAGCTGGACGCACTTGGGTATAAGAACGTCTATGTCTATACGGTCGAGGGGTGGCCGAGCCTCGAGGATGTCATTCCGAAGCTCAAGGCGAATAAGGTTAAGAATGTGACGCTCATGCCGATCATGATGGTTGCGGGCGATCATGCGCACAACGACATGGCAGGAAAAGATGCGGACTCGCACAAGAGTGTTCTCGAGAGCGAGGGCTACAAGGTGGATGCCTATCTCCACGGGATTGGTGAGAACAAGATGATCCGCGATATGTATGTGGAGCGTGCCGACGACGCATGGGATGCGCTGCAGGGAAATAAGGGTGCGGACGCAGATCATATCAAGATGATGAAGTAA
- the pyrR gene encoding bifunctional pyr operon transcriptional regulator/uracil phosphoribosyltransferase PyrR, with protein MTEFREKAVLMDGDGIRRALMRISHEIVEKNKGTENLVLVGIRTRGVTIAARIGAEIARIEQRQLPCGVLDITLYRDDLNELSYQPIVHPTEMPLDITGKTVVLVDDVLYTGRTIRAAMNALLDIGRPRMIQLAVLIDRGHRELPIRADFVGKNVPTAALEDVSVLLHDNDAEEKVVIRERL; from the coding sequence ATGACAGAGTTTCGGGAAAAGGCGGTTCTCATGGATGGGGACGGGATACGGCGTGCACTCATGCGCATTTCACACGAGATTGTGGAGAAGAACAAGGGGACGGAGAATCTTGTGCTCGTTGGCATACGCACGCGCGGTGTGACGATTGCTGCGCGCATCGGTGCGGAAATTGCACGCATTGAGCAGCGGCAGCTGCCATGCGGTGTGCTTGACATCACGCTCTACCGCGATGATCTCAACGAACTGTCCTATCAGCCCATCGTCCATCCGACGGAGATGCCCTTGGACATCACGGGCAAGACGGTCGTGCTTGTGGACGATGTGCTCTATACGGGGCGCACGATCCGCGCAGCGATGAACGCACTTCTCGACATCGGTCGTCCGCGCATGATCCAACTCGCCGTGCTCATCGACCGTGGGCATCGGGAACTGCCCATTCGCGCGGACTTCGTCGGCAAGAATGTTCCGACCGCCGCACTTGAGGATGTGTCCGTTCTGCTTCATGACAACGATGCGGAGGAGAAAGTCGTCATTCGTGAGCGCCTTTGA